Part of the Corynebacterium canis genome is shown below.
ACGGATTACACAACCGTCGTGGTCACGCACCGCCCCGCCACGCTCGAGATTGCCGACGCCGTGGTGGTCATGGACGGCGGCCGCGTCATTGAATACGGCACCCCGGCCGAACTCGCCGCGGCGGATGGCGCATTCGCTCAATTGCTCGAAGAATGGCGGGCCTCGGCGGAATGGCACGTTACAAGATAGTTTGGCTCACCTATCGATATTGGCAAGTGTGCTGTGTTAGCATCGGCCAGATGAGTGTAGTTGCGTGGATAGTCCTCGGGTTCGTCGCAGGTTCGATCGCTAAAGCCCTGATGCCCGGCCGCCAAAGCGGCGGCTGCATCGCTACCATCGTGCTGGGCATTATCGGCTCCGTCGTGGGCGGCGCGCTCGGGTCATATTTCCTAAATGTAGACCTTAACCAGGGGCTTTATGAATTCAGCACGTGGGCCAGCGCCATCGGTGGTGCCCTTGTGATCCTGGCTGTGTGGGGCATTATCCGCCCCAAGTGACGCGGCGCACCGCGGTTCTCACGGTCCGAGCCGCAGCTTTGTTAACGTCGGTGCTATGCACCAAGAATTGCCTGAAGAATTGATCGCGGGGCTGCGAATCTCGGATGTGATGCCGGTGCGTGGTGGCGATATCGCCAAAGCGTTCCGGCTGGACGGCCCCGATGGAACGTATTTTCTGAAGACGCACCCGCGGCCGAGCAGGCAGATGTTCGAGCGTGAGGCGCGTGGCTTGGGGGCATTACGTGCGACGGCGCCGTCGGATTTGGGGGTTCCGGAAGTACTTGCGGCCTCGGAACGGGGATTGGTGTTGGAGTGGGTTGCGGAGGGGCATCGCACCGTGGATTCCGAAGTTATGTTTGGGACGGGCTTGGCGCGATTGCATCAGGTATCGCAGCCGTTTTTCGGCGGTTTAGCGGGCGACGATTCAGGGTACATAGGTTCTGTTGAGGTGGATCTGACCCCGGCGGATTCCTGGCCCGAGTTCTATGTGGAGCGGCGCCTGCGGCCATTGTTACGGCGGGCGATCGACCAGCGGGTGATTTCTATCGACGCCGCGACTTTGTTCGAGGCGGTCAGCTGCCGGGCCGAGGAATTATGTGGTCCGGTCGAACCCCCAGCGCTGGTGCACGGCGACCTGTGGGGAGGGAACCGATTGGTTGATCAATCGGGAAAGAACTGGTTGATCGACCCGGCGGCGCATTACGCGCATCGGGAGGTGGACATAGCGATGATGCTTTTGTTCGGTGGATTCGGGGATGAAGTGTTTGTCGGATACAACCAGGTATATCCGCTGGCTGCGGGCTGGCGTGAGCGGGTGCCGTGGTACCAATTGCCGCCCCTGCTGGTGCACGCAATTCTGTTCGGTGGCGGATACGGCGCCTCGGCATTGGGGGTGCTCAAGCGGCTGGCCTAGGCGCTAAGGCGCGGATCGTCCAGGTGGCGACCCTCGCCGGGGGCGCACAGACCGCCAACTACCCTCATATTGGTGTGACGTGATCGGGTGCACGTAACGCACAACGTCGGGGCCTTGTGCGAGGGGTGTGGGGAGCGGCGTCGATAAGCAACGGCGGGGTGGGCTGGCTGCAAAAATAAATAAATATCAGGGAGCCAAGGGGCGCTTTGTGGCCATCGGTTAAGCGTCGCAAAGGTTGACGGCGGGCGAGATTTTCGCGGCGCGGAGGGGTTACGCACAGTTGGCACTTCTGATACGGTCTGGGGCGAGTCCGAAAGCAACCTTCGGCCTCAACTGGGG
Proteins encoded:
- a CDS encoding GlsB/YeaQ/YmgE family stress response membrane protein, encoding MSVVAWIVLGFVAGSIAKALMPGRQSGGCIATIVLGIIGSVVGGALGSYFLNVDLNQGLYEFSTWASAIGGALVILAVWGIIRPK
- a CDS encoding fructosamine kinase family protein, yielding MHQELPEELIAGLRISDVMPVRGGDIAKAFRLDGPDGTYFLKTHPRPSRQMFEREARGLGALRATAPSDLGVPEVLAASERGLVLEWVAEGHRTVDSEVMFGTGLARLHQVSQPFFGGLAGDDSGYIGSVEVDLTPADSWPEFYVERRLRPLLRRAIDQRVISIDAATLFEAVSCRAEELCGPVEPPALVHGDLWGGNRLVDQSGKNWLIDPAAHYAHREVDIAMMLLFGGFGDEVFVGYNQVYPLAAGWRERVPWYQLPPLLVHAILFGGGYGASALGVLKRLA